The genome window TGGCATGAAAATGAAGCCTGCCATGAAGCTACTACCTCTTATCAATGATAGGAACTTCACAGATCAAAAGATCCCGTTAtacattataaatttaaaataattccaTAAGCAAAACTGGTATCAAATAGATATATCAGTAATCATCTCTTTGTTACATAATAAACTTTAAAAGGTCATTTGGTTCACAGGTTTTGATCATTGGAATGAGAATTAAAATAAATGGTATCAATTTCAAGAGTTATATTTGGTTATggtgaataaaatttcaaatctcATAGTTAAGGGAATCAAAATCCCCTATATGGAAAGATTTGAAATTCTACCTAGTGAGCTGGAAGTGTGATTTCAGATCTCATTCCTAAAAATTCTAGTGGATTTCAAATTAAATTCTGATTTTAATTCTGATGCCAACTGTTATGGAGAAGACAATCGAGAAATACCAAACTAAATACTCTGGTTTAAAAATTTTCACCTATAAGTTCTGTATTCATGTGCAATAACTGAAAGCATACTACAGCATGATGACTTACTGCTTTCGTACATTGAAACACCAGTATTCAAATCCACAAGAAAAGGAAACCTGCATAAAAGCATTTTTCAAGTAAAAATGAGATTCTAATAAACCCCACATAATAAAAGCATCACAACAAGAAAAACTTCACATCACAGAAATATATTCTTTCAATTAATAACTAAATGGCACGTCTCAGACCAATtcattgaaattatgcatatgcaaATGTCcaaaaaaagaaatagaaaataACATAAGCTGCAATATTTATAAATGAATATGTCATATTAACATCAAACATGATAATGGATGACAAGTATAATTATGGAAGTGCTATTACTCAAAGTATTTGATTAAAGACAGTGAATGTAATACTTACTGTTCTTTCCCACCAATACTCCGGACCAATTCTCTATGGCGTAGTGATCCTTTTGGGCAAGGGTAAACCTGAAAACTGATCCAAATATGACAAACTGACATATGAAAGTACTTATAAAAAAAGAGAACATGTTAAAGTACAATATCATGGATGGACCTGAAATTGAATCGATGTATTATTTCTAATAACTCAGAGAAAATTTTACTGGAAACCAATTAAATCTATGTGGGAGATTAAATGATCACTAATTCCTATTCATTTATATCATCAAATTATGTTTCTTAAGCATGAAAGAAAGTAGGACTTTGGATGCCTTCATTGCCAACCTTCTTCACACAAAATTTCAGATAAATGTGTATACGGACTCACAGGGTTAAGGGTAATAATAATATAAGTATCACTTTTTAGTACCTCTACCGTGAGATCCAGCTCAGTCATTGCTTCTCTGACCCTCCTACAAAAAGGGCATGCCTCtgttgaaaaataatattaagaacatTCCACTTGTGAATCAATGCTATTCTGAAAAAAAGTGTCGCAAGTCGCAACACAATCAACATAAATATCATAGTGAATGAATCATTTTCTTGATAAGGTAAGAATTTTAAGTTGAGAAATACAACTTCACAGGTACACATTTCATGTGTTGCCCTAAGTCAAACAAAAAAATCTCTTTTCGATTTATTTGATGAAAAACAAGCAAACATGACCTCTAGCATGTAAATGACATGAATGACCTGGATTAGACTAAATTCTCCAATGAAGCCTCTTTAATTTTAAGTTGATGTAACTAATAAAGGCACCATGATGTTTTATAAGCCTCCTGAtgggttttagaaaagaaaaaggaaagagaagTACATCTACTAAAGATGTAAGTTCTCTCACCATATTAACCAAAAAGGATTAATAACCTATGATCAATTTTTTCGTGAACAAACAAGACAATAGGATGAACCCAGTGCACGAGGATCTCGTAAATGGGGTCTTGGGAGAATCAATATATGCAACCTTACTTTACTTTATATTTACTTTATAATTAGAAATATTGTTTCTGAGACGTGAATACTGATAACCCATATTGTAAAAAACAATCTTACCATTGTACCAAGACAAAGAGACTCATAATTCTTTACAAGTTTGTCAAATGAATTTCATGTGCTAAGTAGGAGTTCCAAGTAATGATTCTTAATCTACTTTGTTCTTAAGCATTAACGAAGTTATAGTGGGTTGTTACTTAATTTGGCTGGTTTTATATGATCACTTAAAAGCATATCTAAAGCTAGATCCAATCACTTGTAGACTGTTTGTTATCATAATTAAACATGAAAATCCCTCTGTAGATGTAAGAAGAAGCTTACCAAATTCATATATTTGCAAGTATGGTTGTGGACTTGTTGCAGATTCCAGGTTGTTTATGTTGTTTAATGATTTTGAACCCCATGGAGATCTAGCTAAACTAGATAGTGAAGATGTTGCAACCTGTGAGATAAAACAGGTACTACAATAAAAAATAAGACACGTGCTACAATCAAAAGGATTACATTCTCATATTACAAAGAAAATTGTCTATGTCCTTTATCCTAATAGTTGTTCGCTGATTGGTTAAGTGCATCATGTAGCTAGCAACTAATTCAGATGAAGAATGATGCATATTGTATACTCATAGCAGTTAgtagtaaaaaaatataagattagGATCATAGGATGTATCCTACCTCTAGAAATTCATTTCGTTCTTGAGACGGATCTCCTCCCTGTTGCAAAGAAAAAGATCAAAACACATCAATCATATCCATAGAGCGGCTTAAAACTTTAATGGGTTCCTCAAGCACAACAAATAAAGCTAACTAAGGGAAACATTATCAGTCTAATTATTTGTTGAAATTATCTGGCAAGCATGGTATTATTACAAGTAAAATATTCTCTATGCATGAAAAAGCTTGTCAATAATAGATTTGAGATCATCTGTGTTGAACTGTCAGGTCAAGGTGCATTTCAAATGGAATGGATCCATTTTGAATCCAGAGGTCCAAGGGCAAGACCTGGGAATTAAAGGGTAGAAACCAAAGAAGGTACCAAATAGACAAGGTCCTGACCCTCATATTTCAACCTTCTGTAATTTTGTAAGATGGTTTTATTTTACTCTCTAAAAGACAAACTTCTGCCATATGGCTGCAAACGTCGATATGTAACAAGAAAAAAGGCAGTTTAAGTGTCTACATTATCCAAAACATTTGGTAATTGAATCCGAACTTTAGGAAATGAATCGATGTGAGATAACTCTTGTTCCCATTTCATGGTCCATTTGGTTCAGATGCAGGAGGAAAGTATAAAAGACACAAAAGGTCACAATGAAATGTGCTATTCGTAGGGTTCATCAATTTAGTTCTAACAAGATAGCCGCTTTTTAGTTTGAATCCAGGTTTCCAATCTACCAAAATCACTAATATCCTCACCAGATATTCTCATTTGAATTTTTTGCAGAGAGAGAGTAAcccactcaaattatatgatcaACCTTTCTTTCACATAAATAGATTTGATTATTGCTTCCCTAAAGCAGGTTTCATCAAAATTTCGACTTTGATGCTATCTGGTTCCTCCGGCACTAGGGGTCCAGTTTCTAATCCAGAGAAATGAAGAAGgtgaaaattaatttgatttgatgTTTACGAGGCACATGGATTAGAACAAACAATCCTATTGAGAATAACCCTAACACTGAAAGCACGAACTAAGATTCGGAAAACTAGAACAACCACTTCTTTAAAGTCCTAGAACGTAGTACAATCAGAATCAAGAACAGAAATGCCAAAGAGGAGAGAGTAATTCTTACACCAAAGAACTTGAGAAGAGGGCAGAGCAGGGACAAGAAACTAGTAGAAGGGCTTCCGGAACCAACTCTGCTTTCCACGGCAGGATCTCCGTCTGTCCCTGGAGGCCGCGCGTTCCATCTGCTTCTTGAGGAGGACGACGAGGGGGGCAAGCTTCCGCTCCTATAGGATCTCCACGGTCGGCATGGGGAACCTCGCTCGACGATTGAAGCCCTGCTGCGTCGGACCACCAGGCGATTGGGTTGGCCATGGAAGGATCGCAGGGGGTAGAACGGGCGGCCGCATGCCACGGATAACATGATGGTCTGTGCCTTCGAACGCCACCAGAGGGCCGCGTGCAGACCCTTGATTTTGTAAGCGTGATTCTTATCTGACCGTTAGATTCTAAATCAACGGATGTGATGTCCGGAGAGAGTACGTTATGGATGATGGGATATCTGCGCAGTTCCTTCCTCGTGCCACTTAGTATGGCTTCTTCCTTCCATTGCTCTCCCATGGATTCCAAAGCTTTGCTCGCCGCCAACTCCAAACCCCCCGTCTTCTTTCCTGCAGCCGTCGCCAAAGCCTCACCGAACCCTCCCCCCGATGCCTTCCGCTCCAAGCCCCGACAGCCTCCGGCCGTCCGAGCCCTCAAAGCCCCCAAATTTGCCGAAGCGGACGCCTTCCCGGACTCGCTCCCCCTCCATTCGAAGAACCCCCACGCCATCTACAAGGACATCCAGCGCTTCGCCCGCCTCGGCCAGCTGAAGAAGGCCCTCACCATCCTCGACTACCTCGAGCACCGCGGCGTCCCCGTGAACGCCACCACCTTCTCCGCCCTCCTCGCCGCCTGCTCCCGCCTCAAGGCCCTCGCTTTCGGCCGCCAAATCCATGTCCACTTGAGGATACACGGGCTCGAGAGCAATGAGTTCCTCCTCGCCAAGCTCGTCGAGATGTACGCCTCTTGCGGGTCGCCGGACGACGCAAGGCGGGTGTTCGCGGAGCTCTCTCCCAAGAGCGTGTACCCGTGGAACGCGCTGCTCAAGGGGAACGTCGCCGGCGGCCCCCGGTGGGGCCACGTACCGTTGGCTGTCTTCTCGGAGATGCGGGGAATGGGAGTGGATGCGAACGAGTACACGTTCTCGTGCCTGCTCAAGAGCTTTGCGGGCTCGCCGGCCTTCGCTCAGGGCACAAAGGCGCACGCTCTCCTGATCAAGAATGGATTTGCAAGTGCTTCTGTGCTCTTACAGACCTGTTTGATTGACATGTACTTCAAATGTGGCAAGATTCACATGGCGATGAAGGTCTTCGATGAAATTACCGAGAGAGACATTGTTCTTTGGGGAGCGGTGATAGCAGGCTTTGCGCACAATGGGTTGAGATGGGAGGCTTTGAAGTACTTGAGATGGATGGGAAGTGAAGGGATAGAGCCCAATTCGGTAATAGTAACATCAATTCTTCCAGTGATTGGAGAGCTCGCAGAACGGCATTTAGGCCGTGAGATTCATGCTTTTGTGTTAAAGAGGTTCAGGAACTATGACAAAATGGTATTTGTTCAATCAGGATTGATTGATATGTACTGCAAATGCAGGGATATGGTGTCGGGGAGGCGGGTTTTCTATGGGTCTAATGAGCGGAATGCAGTGTCATGGACTGCTCTGATGTCAGGATATGCATCAAACGGCAGGTTTGAACAGTCTCTGAGATCAGTTGTTTGGATGCAGCAGGAAGGAATCAAGCCAGATGTTGTCTCGATTGCAACAGCTGTCCCTGTTTGTGCCCAACTGAAGGCATTGAGACAAGGGAAGGAGTTACATGCTTATGCTGTGAAAAATTGGTTCTTACCAAATGTCTCCATGTCCACTTCATTGATGACCATGTATTCAGCATGTGGAAACTTGGAGTATTCCTGCAGATTGTTCGATATGATGGAGAAAAAGAA of Musa acuminata AAA Group cultivar baxijiao chromosome BXJ2-3, Cavendish_Baxijiao_AAA, whole genome shotgun sequence contains these proteins:
- the LOC135607782 gene encoding uncharacterized protein LOC135607782 isoform X3 — translated: MLSVACGRPFYPLRSFHGQPNRLVVRRSRASIVERGSPCRPWRSYRSGSLPPSSSSSRSRWNARPPGTDGDPAVESRVGSGSPSTSFLSLLCPLLKFFGGGDPSQERNEFLEVYPCPKGSLRHRELVRSIGGKEQFPFLVDLNTGVSMYESNDIVKYLFRQYGQGRNPSFGLLESTVFTGWVPTLLRAGRGMTLWKNAGKEPSMKLELYSYENSVYSRIVREALCELELPYILQNVGEGSTKSKLLLETSGSNKVPYLVDPNTGLQMGDYKKILSYLFQTYSASN
- the LOC135607782 gene encoding uncharacterized protein LOC135607782 isoform X1, which encodes MLSVACGRPFYPLRSFHGQPNRLVVRRSRASIVERGSPCRPWRSYRSGSLPPSSSSSRSRWNARPPGTDGDPAVESRVGSGSPSTSFLSLLCPLLKFFGGGDPSQERNEFLEVATSSLSSLARSPWGSKSLNNINNLESATSPQPYLQIYEFEACPFCRRVREAMTELDLTVEVYPCPKGSLRHRELVRSIGGKEQFPFLVDLNTGVSMYESNDIVKYLFRQYGQGRNPSFGLLESTVFTGWVPTLLRAGRGMTLWKNAGKEPSMKLELYSYENSVYSRIVREALCELELPYILQNVGEGSTKSKLLLETSGSNKVPYLVDPNTGLQMGDYKKILSYLFQTYSASN
- the LOC135607782 gene encoding uncharacterized protein LOC135607782 isoform X2 is translated as MLSVACGRPFYPLRSFHGQPNRLVVRRSRASIVERGSPCRPWRSYRSGSLPPSSSSSRSRWNARPPGTDGDPAVESRVGSGSPSTSFLSLLCPLLKFFGGGDPSQERNEFLEVATSSLSSLARSPWGSKSLNNINNLESATSPQPYLQIYEFEACPFCRRVREAMTELDLTVEVYPCPKGSLRHRELVRSIGGKEQFPFLVDLNTGVSMYESNDIVKYLFRQYGQGRNPSFGLLERYHILLILTPDYKWVTIRRFCLTYSRHTLPVTSFSFASSLDCITQDVSLPFHAVSCAIYQTFAQLEKEVKKCMMPSNSFDKSKPVPLADRLHSTEKFHD
- the LOC135607781 gene encoding pentatricopeptide repeat-containing protein At1g71460, chloroplastic-like — encoded protein: MMGYLRSSFLVPLSMASSFHCSPMDSKALLAANSKPPVFFPAAVAKASPNPPPDAFRSKPRQPPAVRALKAPKFAEADAFPDSLPLHSKNPHAIYKDIQRFARLGQLKKALTILDYLEHRGVPVNATTFSALLAACSRLKALAFGRQIHVHLRIHGLESNEFLLAKLVEMYASCGSPDDARRVFAELSPKSVYPWNALLKGNVAGGPRWGHVPLAVFSEMRGMGVDANEYTFSCLLKSFAGSPAFAQGTKAHALLIKNGFASASVLLQTCLIDMYFKCGKIHMAMKVFDEITERDIVLWGAVIAGFAHNGLRWEALKYLRWMGSEGIEPNSVIVTSILPVIGELAERHLGREIHAFVLKRFRNYDKMVFVQSGLIDMYCKCRDMVSGRRVFYGSNERNAVSWTALMSGYASNGRFEQSLRSVVWMQQEGIKPDVVSIATAVPVCAQLKALRQGKELHAYAVKNWFLPNVSMSTSLMTMYSACGNLEYSCRLFDMMEKKNVLAWTALVDSYLKNGCPYDALHVFRSMLQANRRPDVVALARILNTCGEIGALKLGREAHGQLLKMKLESAPIAIAEVVKMYGKCRDVETARKVYDRTETKGSLSCTSIIEAYGFNSQYKEAIYLFNSMLLNGFVPNHFMFDAILRIYERAESVDAALRIFNMMIQEYDLKASEENYDCIINLLTRVGRINEAQKFLYLRSMLLSV